Proteins from a genomic interval of Colletotrichum higginsianum IMI 349063 chromosome 6, whole genome shotgun sequence:
- a CDS encoding Cell division control protein 14: MENLLSLAFDGLSSYDGPKVRKGLRQVEGLLAQICLSSPAKTRSPTADDESTRRGAGGKSLADLSDDPAFREFFKLQEGFEWNVAMRLINTLDRLMGKGTDGQNDLLILNSLDLIQGVLLLHPPSKALFSREQNMNLLLDLLEPVNCPAIQSATLLTLVTALIDTPTNTRTFEALDGLLTVTSLFKSRSTAREVKLKLVEFLYFYLMPEVASVPRTSATALHQRSPSKLAASTTAADASHARNRAGSESADTLTTEEKQELLGRHLSNVEDLVRDLRTCTPFGGVVC, from the exons ATGGAAAACCTTCTCAGCCTCGCCTTTGACGGCCTCTCCTCCTACGACGGCCCCAAGGTCCGCAAGGGTTTGCGCCAGGTCGAGGGTCTCCTCGCCCAGATCTGCCTCTCGTCACCGGCAAAGACGAGATCGCCGACAGCGGACGACGAATCAACCCgccgcggcgctggcggcaaGTCTCTCGCTGACCTGTCCGACGACCCGGCTTTTCGCGAGTTCTTCAAGCTGCAGGAAGGATTTGAGTGGAACGTCGCCATGCGCCTCATCAACACGCTCGACCGTCTGATGGGCAAGGGCACCGACGGTCAAAACGACCTCCTGATCCTCAATTCACTGGATCTGATACAGggcgtcctgctgctgcacccGCCCAGCAAAGCTCTCTTCTCGCGAGAGCAGAATATGAAC cttctcctAGACCTCCTCGAGCCTGTCAACTGCCCTGCGATCCAGTCCGCCACCCTCCTCACTCTCGTCACCGCCCTCATCGACACGCCCACAAACACGCGCACCtttgaggccctcgacggccttctcaCCGTCACCTCGCTCTTCAAGTCCCGCTCTACCGCCCGCGAGGTTAAGCTGAAGCTCGTCGAGTTCCTCTACTTCTACCTCATGCCCGAGGTTGCATCGGTCCCCCGCACCTCCGCGACCGCCCTCCACCAGCGCAGTCCCAGCaagctcgccgcctccacgaccgccgccgatgcgAGCCACGCGCGGAACCGCGCCGGCAGCGAGTCCGCTGACACCCTGACGACAGAGGAGAAGCAGGAGCTGCTGGGCCGCCATCTGAGCAacgtcgaggacctggtTAGAGACTTGCGGACGTGCACGCCCTTCGGGGGTGTCGTTTGCTAG
- a CDS encoding serine/threonine-protein kinase BUD32, with product MSTTQAPPTTASPPEGAFPLPPLLTYPSSPAGSPVLITQGAEARLYRTTFLSPDLPAALKYRPRKPYRHPTLDARLTRARILAEARVLAKCRREGCPVPALYALDEAAGWLMLEWIPGAPVRVRINEWLDGIVGGGDAEGDAEGRGEVGGAGSVEAAARRRETQDAGDETAGRERRDAADLTGLMRRMGAAIGRMHKIGIVHGDLTTSNMMLRPPKPTSSSATTAAIPPTDDAAPSSPSSPLDGDVFIIDFGLASQSTSDEDRAVDLYVLERAFGSTHPRAEVYFRDVLDAYRDSYKQAPVTLRKLEDVRMRGRKRSMIG from the coding sequence ATGTCCACAACACAAgcaccaccaacaacggCCTCTCCCCCAGAAGGCgccttccccctccctcccctcctaACTTatccctcctcgcccgccggCTCCCCCGTTCTCATCAcccagggcgccgaggcgcgCCTCTACCGCACAACTTTCCTCTCCCCcgacctccccgccgccctcaAGTACCGGCCCCGGAAGCCCTACCGCCACCCGACCCTCGACGCCCGTCTCACCCGCGCCcgcatcctcgccgaggcccgcgtCCTCGCAAAATGCCGCCGCGAGGGCTGTCCCGTCCCGGCCCTctacgccctcgacgaggccgccggctgGCTGATGCTCGAGTGGATCCCCGGCGCCCCTGTGAGAGTGCGCATCAACGAGTGGCtggacggcatcgtcggaGGCGGTGACGCCGAGGGTgatgccgagggccgcgGGGAAGTCGGAGGAGCAGGCTCTGTGGAAGCGGCCGCGCGCCGGCGCGAAACACAAGACGCGGGAGACGAGACGGCCGGGCGCGAGAGACGAGACGCGGCGGACCTCACCGGCCTCATGCGCCGCATGGGGGCCGCGATAGGCAGGATGCACAAGATCGGCATCGTCCACGGCGACCTGACGACCTCCAACATGATGCTGCGGCCGCCCAAGCCGACTTCTTCCTCCGCCACAACCGCTGCAATCCCGCCTACAGACGACGCagcgccatcgtcgccatcgtccccactcgacggcgacgtcttcatcatcgactTCGGCCTCGCCAGCCAGAGCACCTCGGACGAGgaccgcgccgtcgacctaTACGTCCTCGAGCGCGCCTTTGGCAGCACTCACCCGCGCGCCGAGGTTTACTTCCgtgacgtcctcgacgcctaCCGCGACTCGTACAAGCAGGCGCCCGTCACGCTCAGGAAGCTCGAGGACGTTAGGATGCGCGGACGCAAGAGGAGCATGATCGGCTAG
- a CDS encoding Delta-aminolevulinic acid dehydratase: MSFSSLVQDLTLRDSGVPRRPRGAQSVSTIDDGRSQISRAMSYASTAATSVSISGDISSQLHGGYFHPLARSWQAERQLTKSMLIYPLFVSDQDDEEALIPSLPGQYRRGINKTMAYLETLVRKGLRSVMLFGVPVRPGVKDALGTAADDPEGPVIRSIRAIRQRFPQLFICADVCLCEYTSHGHCGILRDDGSLNNQLSVDRISDVAIAYAVAGAHCVAPSDMNDGRIRAIKLKLIEEGIAHKTVLMSYSAKFSGCLYGPFRDAAGSAPSFGDRKCYQLPPGGRGLARRAIVRDIGEGADIIMVKPASQYLDIISDAKELGKDMPVAAYQVSGEFAMIHAAAKSGVFDLKQMAFESTEGILRAGATIVISYFTPEFLDWLST, encoded by the exons ATGTCATTCTCTAGCCTTGTTCAGGACCTCACGCTGAGGGATTCCGGCGttccgcgccgtcctcgcggTGCTCAATCAGTCTCcaccatcgacgacggccggtCACAAATCTCACGCGCCATGTCTTACGCCAGCACTGCCGCGACCAGTGTTAGCATTTCCGGGGACATTTCGAGCCAGCTGCATGGCGGCTACTTCCATCCCCTCGCCCGTTCGTGGCAGGCCGAGAGACAGTTAACCAAG TCCATGCTCATCTACCCTCTCTTCGTTTCGgaccaagacgacgaggaggccttGATCCCCTCCTTGCCCGGCCAGTACCGCCGAGGCATCAACAAAACAATGGCCTACTTGGAGACGCTGGTGCGCAAGGGCCTGCGCTCCGTGATGCTCTTCGGAGTGCCCGTGCGCCCGGGAGTCAAGGACGCTCttggcaccgccgccgacgaccccgAGGGACCCGTCATCAGGAGCATTCGGGCTATCCGCCAGCGCTTCCCCCAGCTCTTCATCTGCGCCGATGTTTGCCTGTGCGAGTACACCTCTCACGGTCACTGTGGCATCCtccgcgacgacggcagcctGAACAACCAGCTTTCCGTGGACCGCATCTCGGACGTTGCCATTGCGTATGCCGTGGCAGGCGCCCACTGCGTCGCACCCTCCGACATGAACGACGGGCGCATCCGCGCCATCAAGCTCAAGTTAatcgaggagggcatcgCCCACAAGACGGTGCTTATGTCGTACTCAGCCAAGTTCTCGGGCTGCCTGTACGGTCCGTTCCGCGACGCGGCAGGCTCTGCTCCGTCGTTTGGAGACCGCAAGTGCTACCAGCTGCCTCCGGGTGGCCGCGGCTTGGCTCGTCGCGCAATCGTCCGTGACATTGGCGAGGGTGCGGACATCATCATGGTTAAGCCCGCCAGCCAGTACCTCGACATTATCAGTGACGCGAAGGAGCTTGGCAAAGACATGCCTGTCGCCGCCTACCAAGTCAGCGGCGAGTTTGCCATGATCCATGCGGCGGCCAAGTCGGGTGTTTTCGACCTGAAGCAGATGGCCTTCGAGTCGACCGAGGGCATCCTTCGGGCCGGCGCGACGATTGTCATCAGCTATTTCACCCCCGAGTTCCTCGACTGGCTCTCGACCTAG
- a CDS encoding Polyprenyl synthetase has product MLPATSTSSASSKTTNKSPASAPTPAPTNNSSLPPSPPNINPSRKSSIRQSSAVPVSFSAHTSAPLPATSSKAPLRTVIEADWLARANYTSSNSGNHPYSHKHSHSHSSHQSRRPSFANQTTTSFTLTMQPPPPPDPERYATSDLNYTNKTWPAAKERVVAGPFDYLSALPGKDFRAQLIQAFNVWLEVPQESIDVITNVVGMLHTASLLIDDVEDSSSLRRGLPVAHNIFGVAQTINSANYIYFCTLQELQRLKNPKTISIFAEELVHLHRGQGMDLHWRDTLTCPTEEDYLEMVGNKTGGLFRLGIKLMQAESRSPTDCVELVNLMGLIFQIRDDYMNLSSKEYSENKGMCEDLTEGKFSFPIIHSIRADPSNLQLINILRQKTNDIEVKRFAVSYMESTGSFEYTKQVVAVLVDRARKLADKIDDGRGLTKGAHAILDKMALVDRTTS; this is encoded by the coding sequence ATGCTGCCTGCcacgtcgacatcgtctGCCTCAAGCAAAACAACCAACAAATCtcctgcttctgctcctACACCCGCTCCTACAAATAACTCCTccttgcccccctccccgccaaACATCAATCCCTCGCGCAAATCTTCCATCCGCCAGTCTTCCGCCGTCCCCGTATCCTTCTCGGCCCACACGTCCGCGCCTCTGCCCGCGACCTCCTCCAAAGCACCCCTCCGTACTGTTATCGAGGCCGACTGGCTAGCTCGCGCAAACTACACCTCCAGCAACTCCGGCAACCACCCATACTCCCACAAGCACTCGCATTCGCACTCCTCCCACCAGTCCCGCCGCCCCTCTTTCGCGAACCAGACAACAACCTCCTTCACACTCACAATGCAgcctcccccgcccccggACCCCGAGCGCTACGCGACGTCCGACCTGAACTACACCAATAAGACTTGGCCTGCGGCCAAGGAGAGAGTGGTCGCCGGCCCCTTTGATTACCTTTCGGCTCTTCCCGGCAAGGACTTTCGCGCCCAGCTGATCCAGGCCTTCAATGTCTGGCTCGAGGTGCCCCAGGAGAGCATCGACGTCATCAccaacgtcgtcggcatgCTGCACACGGCCTCACTCCTCatcgacgatgtcgaggacTCGTCCTCGCTGCGCCGCGGCCTCCCCGTTGCCCACAACATCTTTGGCGTCGCCCAGACCATCAACTCGGCCAACTACATCTACTTCTGCACCCTGCAGGAGCTTCAGCGCCTCAAGAACCCAAAGACCATCTCCATCTTTGCTGAGGAGCTCGTTCACCTCCACCGCGGCCAGGGCATGGACCTTCACTGGCGCGACACTCTCACCTGCCCGACCGAGGAGGACTACCTTGAGATGGTCGGCAACAAGACGGGTGGCCTCTTCCGCCTAGGCATAAAGCTCATGCAGGCTGAGTCGCGCAGCCCGACGGACTGCGTCGAGCTCGTTAACCTCATGGGCCTCATCTTCCAGATCCGTGACGACTACATGAACCTCTCGTCCAAGGAGTACTCCGAGAACAAGGGCATGTGCGAGGACCTGACCGAGGGAAAGTTCAGCTTCCCCATCATCCACAGCATCCGCGCCGACCCGTCCAACCTGCAGCTCATCAACATCCTCCGCCAGAAGACCAACGACATCGAGGTGAAGCGCTTCGCCGTCTCTTATATGGAGAGCACCGGCAGCTTCGAGTACACGAAGcaggtcgtcgccgtcctcgtcgaccgcgcTCGCAAGCTCGCCGACAAGATTGACGACGGCCGTGGCCTCACCAAGGGCGCCCACG
- a CDS encoding Acyltransferase, whose translation MNGHAASKVSMSHEEGMGLLDEKTLSDVESESGRVDLEARFAIPPWSTVARGAVGYVRAVPWRITAIRGLIFLLPSFVQNRFTRERCRSEKLFPTSHLDGMRGLAALFVFFCHYFYQAFIIAEGWGSSEKNYHVLKMPFLRLFYQGPPAVCLFFVISGYALSMKPIKLVRAGNFEDFSATTTSLIFRRFIRLYLPTAISTFGIMMLLQLGVYEWTRDFATDRTYHKNVMEPHPKPLDTFSEQLTDWMWSMFNFVHVFGWEKFGGSTSYDVHLWTIPVEFRCSMYLFVTLIGLARVRTRLRFLFLWAIIAFTYRNNRWELLLFYFGMMLAEYDQIMGNNTPVGGSVLPANEAQPIRNRFKGFCWAMLSILSIYFMCQPDINYEITPGWVWLCSFIPKWWDAEGYRFWQSIGAVIFVLCVGHSPRWKSFFNLAPIQYLGKISYALYLMHGPVMHTVGYVIERRAYAITGVEGWWYNAGFVLGSMGCIPAVIWAADVFWRLFDIPTVRFAKWVETKCSIKQQ comes from the exons ATGAACGGACACGCTGCTTCGAAGGTGTCCATGTCACACGAAGAGGGCATGGGACTCTTGGACGAGAAGACATTGTCCGACGTTGAGAGCGAGAGCGGTAgggtcgacctcgaagccCGCTTCGCGATACCACCATGGTCCACCGTCGCTCGGGGTGCCGTTGGCTACGTCCGCGCCGTACCATGGCGTATCACGGCCATCCGTGGCCTCATTTTTCTGCTCCCCAGTTTTGTCCAGAACCGATTCACGAGAGAACGGTGCCGGTCCGAAAAGCTGTTCCCGACATCACATCTCGACGGCATGCGTGGACTTGCCGCCCTCTTTGTCTTTTTCTGTCATTACTTTTACCAGGCCTTCATCATTGCTGAGGGTTGGGGTTCATCAGAGAAGAACTACCACGTCCTCAAGATGCCTTTTCTACGCTTGTTCTACCAGGGTCCGCCAGCAGTGTGCCTATTCTTCGTCATTTCCGGCTATGCCTTGTCCATGAAACCGATCAAGCTTGTACGGGCCGGAAACTTTGAAGActtctcggcgacgacgacgtcgctgATCTTCCGCCGCTTCATCAGACTGTATTTGCCGaccgccatctcgaccttTGGCATCATGATGCTGTTACAACTGGGCGTTTACGAGTGGACCAGAGACTTCGCCACCGATCGGACGTATCACAAGAACGTCATGGAGCCTCATCCGAAGCCGCTGGACACCTTTTCAGAGCAGCTGACGGACTGGATGTGGAGCATGTTCAACTTTGTTCACGTGTTTGGCTGGGAGAAGTTTGGTGGAAGCACAT CCTACGATGTTCACCTGTGGACCATCCCGGTCGAGTTCCGCTGCTCGATGTACCTGTTTGTCACCCTGATTGGGTTGGCTCGCGTTCGAACCCGACTTcgcttcctcttcctctggGCAATCATCGCATTCACCTACCGCAACAATCGTTGGGAGCTGCTGCTTTTCTATTTTGGCATGATGCTTGCGGAATACGACCAGATCATGGGCAACAACACCCCCGTCGGTGGGTCTGTTCTGCCAGCGAATGAGGCCCAACCGATCAGGAACCGATTCAAGGGCTTCTGCTGGGCGATGCTCAGCATTCTGTCCATCTACTTCATGTGCCAACCGGACATCAACTACGAGATTACACCCGGCTGGGTCTGGCTTTGCTCCTTCATTCCCAAGTGGTGGGATGCGGAAGGCTATCGATTCTGGCAATCCATCGGTGCTGTCATCTTCGTACTCTGCGTCGGCCACTCTCCAAGGTGGAAGAgcttcttcaacctcgcTCCCATCCAGTATCTCGGCAAGATCAGCTACGCTCTCTACCTAATGCACGGCCCGGTGATGCACACCGTCGGCTACGTGATTGAGAGACGGGCCTATGCCATCACTGGCGTCGAAGGGTGGTGGTATAACGCGGGCTTCGTGCTGGGATCCATGGGGTGCATTCCCGCCGTGATCTGGGCGGCCGACGTCTTCTGGAGACTTTTCGACATCCCGACGGTGCGGTTTGCAAAGTGGGTTGAGACGAAGTGCTCTATCAAACAACAATAA